A single genomic interval of Arthrobacter sp. NicSoilB8 harbors:
- a CDS encoding glycerophosphodiester phosphodiesterase family protein, with amino-acid sequence MTDPDCVPYVTAEMVRRAHAAGMQVIPWTVDDKPTMRALIGAGVDGLITDYPDRLRDMMTESGMKLPHSFELEPGH; translated from the coding sequence GTGACCGATCCGGACTGCGTTCCCTACGTCACCGCCGAGATGGTCCGGCGTGCCCACGCGGCAGGCATGCAGGTCATCCCGTGGACCGTTGATGACAAGCCCACAATGCGGGCGCTTATCGGCGCCGGCGTGGACGGGCTGATCACGGATTACCCGGACCGCCTGCGGGACATGATGACCGAGTCCGGCATGAAGCTGCCGCACAGTTTCGAGCTCGAACCCGGTCACTGA